A window of Accipiter gentilis chromosome 24, bAccGen1.1, whole genome shotgun sequence contains these coding sequences:
- the LOC126050382 gene encoding adhesion G-protein coupled receptor G2-like produces MEYTDMNYTICFCNHLTHFGVLLDLSRTEIDITHDRILTLISYAGCGASSLFLGITLVTYLALEKLRRDNPSKILLNLCAALLMLNVVFLTNSWLSSFNQPGFCITVAVLLHYFLLAAFTWMCLESVHFYLVLVKVFNIYVPKYILKCCIAGWGIPAIVITIVLIINKDFYGNGSHSESNPFSNL; encoded by the exons ATGGAATATACAGATATGAATTACACAATCTGTTTTTGTAACCATCTTACCCATTTTGGAGTCCTACTG GACTTGTCCCGGACAGAGATAGACATCACACATGATCGTATATTAACTCTGATAAGCTATGCAGGATGTGgtgcttcttccctttttttgggCATAACACTGGTGACATATCTAGCACTTGA AAAGCTGCGGAGAGACAACCCTTCAAAAATCCTGCTCAATCTTTGTGCCGCGCTGCTGATGCTGAATGTGGTCTTCCTCACCAATTCCTGGCTGTCCTCGTTCAACCAGCCAGGTTTCTGTATCACCGTGGCAGTGCTCCTTCACTATTTCCTTCTTGCAGCTTTCACGTGGATGTGCCTGGAGTCCGTTCACTTCTACCTGGTTCTTGTCAAAGTTTTCAATATTTATGTCCCAAAGTACATCCTAAAATGCTgtattgctggctggg GAATACCAGCTATTGTAATTACTATTGTGCTTATTATAAATAAAGACTTCTATGGCAATGGATCACATTCTGAGAGCAATCCCTTCAGCAATTTGTAA